From Passer domesticus isolate bPasDom1 chromosome 8, bPasDom1.hap1, whole genome shotgun sequence, a single genomic window includes:
- the LOC135305626 gene encoding olfactory receptor 14J1-like, producing MSNSSSISHFFLLALADTRQLQLLHFCLLLGISLAALLGNGLIISAVACGHHLRTPMFFFLLNLALSDLGSICTTVPKAMHNSLWDTTTISYTGCAAQLFFYLFFISAEFCLLTIMCYDRYVSICKPLHYGTLLGSRACAHMAAAAWASGFLNVLLHTANTFSLPLCHGNVLGQFFCEIPQILKLSCSKSHLREIGLIAFSACLALGCFVFIVFSYVQIFRAVLRIPSEQGRHKAFSTCLPHLAVVSLFLSTGTFAHLKPPSISSPSLDLALSVLYSVVPPALNPLIYSLRNQELKAAVWRMMNGYFQEH from the coding sequence atgtccaacagcagctctaTCAGCCACTTcttcctgctggcattggcagacacgcggcagctgcagctcctgcacttctgcctcttgctgggcatctccctggctgccctcctgggcaacggcctcatcatcagcgccgtagcctgcggccaccacctgcgcacgcccatgttcttcttcctgctcaacctggccctcagcgacctgggctccatctgcaccactgtccccaaagccatgcacaattctctctgggacaccaccaccatctcctacacaggatgtgctgcacagctctttttctatctgttcttcatctcagcagagttttgcctcctgaccatcatgtgctacgaccgctacgtgtccatctgcaaacccctgcactacgggaccctcctgggcagcagagcttgtgcccacatggcagcagctgcctgggccagtggtTTCCTCAATGTTCTactgcacacggccaatacattttccctgcccctgtgccatggcaatgttctgggccagttcttctgtgaaatcccccagatcctcaagctctcctgctccaaatcccacCTCAGGGAAATTGGGCTAATTGCTTTTAGTGCCTGTTTAGCacttggttgttttgtgttcatagttttctcctatgtgcagatcttcagggctgtgctgaggatcccctctgagcagggacggcacaaagccttttccacctgcctccctcacctggctgtggtctctttgttcctcagcactggcacATTTGCCCACCTAAAGcctccctccatctcctccccatctctggatctggccctgtcagttctgtactcggtggtgcctccagccctgaaccccctcatctacagcctgaggaaccaggagctcaaggctgcagtgtggagaatGATGAATGGATACTTTCAGGAACATTAA